A DNA window from Zingiber officinale cultivar Zhangliang chromosome 3A, Zo_v1.1, whole genome shotgun sequence contains the following coding sequences:
- the LOC122051656 gene encoding dr1-associated corepressor-like: protein MRKKLGTRFPASRIKKIMQTDEDVGKIASAVPLLVSKALELFLQDLCDRTYEITLQRGAKTLNSSHLKQCVKTYSAYDFLTGVVNKVPTLGGMETSEDDKGIGRRRKALLHGDEVDGNEELRSPKMAMMDASNSPRGRGRGRGRRGRPPTKHREERYVKCEDDDNDIMCDEQDESPTGQSGQSERVEKETNPQTAPPLSTSVTGGPETSTAVESKQGQNPAWPLPDGVGNMGIEPSRLVTMQIDEDEDYDNED, encoded by the exons ATGAGGAAGAAGTTAGGCACCCGATTCCCGGCG TCAAGAATAAAAAAGATAATGCAGACAGATGAAGATGTTGGCAAGATTGCCTCGGCTGTGCCTCTTCTTGTAT CAAAGGCATTGGAGTTGTTCTTGCAAGATCTTTGTGATAGGACATATGAAATTACTCTCCAAAGGGGAGCCAAGACATTGAATTCTTCACACTT AAAACAATGTGTGAAGACTTACAGTGCTTATGATTTTTTAACTGGTGTCGTCAACAAGGTACCAACCCTTGGTGGCATGGAAACTTCTGAAGATGACAAGGGAATTGGCCGTAGAAG GAAGGCACTGCTACATGGGGATGAAGTTGACGGCAATGAGGAACTCAGGTCCCCCAAGATG GCTATGATGGATGCTAGTAATAGCCCTAGAGGGCGTGGCAGGGGCAGAGGAAGAAGAGGTCGACCACCAACAAAGCATAGAGAAGAACGGTATGTGAAATGTGAAGATGATGACAATGACATAATGTGTGACGAGCAAGATGAGAGCCCTACTGGGCAGTCTGGACAGTCTGAAAGAGTGGAAAAGGAGACTAATCCACAGACTGCACCTCCTCTCTCGACTTCAGTCACGGGGGGACCTGAAACTTCAACTGCAGTGGAGAGTAAGCAGGGTCAAAATCCTGCATGGCCTCTGCCTGATGGAGTGGGCAACATGGGCATAGAACCATCAAGACTTGTGACCATGCAGATAGACGAGGATGAGGATTATGACAATGAAGAttag